The following coding sequences are from one Niveibacterium umoris window:
- a CDS encoding nitric oxide reductase activation protein NorD, which yields MEEVVGAAWHRFITRIANRSYPEAAVQLDEVANLAGPLLRAFGGEPGLRVASAGETRHSARRRLIDRIAATGDKTTHAALDSETLRLPERIALFPERARNRELYLWLIALAGEVSRQPLSAQPAAADAPAPSARPDASLWARARDIARVLVMMRPIEWDKADTRTHAARDAWLQLNQQAVAAVLARYPGLAARYRRLVDAHLAQRPDPAKLPPDEAAAEQAIRAALLTPGSVTALPAATRDPHPVPLWLMPALDTPPPQPLHAESEAEDDAQPGNEANAAVRERKQARREELPDGRDGFVLPFRAESLLSWAEYVRVNRAADEGDEDAASAAREMDTLAVARGGETSTAKVRFDLDLPAAAQDDLPLGPGLAFPEWDWKRRALVDDRVRVQPMRARHASNTELPEALRRAARRLRAQFSALAPQRRWLRGQQDGPELDLDALVRWQAERAAGCVQPEPGVYAAPVRAARDLTCLVMADLSLSTDAHVSDTHKVVDVVRESLLLMGEALDATGDPFAFYGFSSLKRNHVRVHTIKEFDEEYDGAARGRVQALKPGYYTRMGAALRFATKVLGERPNAMRLLLLLTDGKPNDIDHYEGRFAIEDTAAAVREAHRAGLRPFCVTIDREGADYLPHLFGPHGFVVIRDPQELPQRLPQLYAQLTAG from the coding sequence ATGGAAGAAGTCGTAGGCGCCGCATGGCACCGCTTCATCACCCGAATCGCAAACCGCAGCTACCCCGAGGCCGCGGTGCAACTCGACGAAGTCGCCAACCTTGCGGGCCCACTGCTGCGTGCATTCGGCGGCGAGCCGGGCCTGCGTGTGGCAAGCGCTGGCGAGACCCGCCACAGCGCACGTCGCCGCTTGATCGACCGCATTGCCGCCACCGGCGACAAAACCACCCACGCCGCGCTGGACAGCGAAACCCTTCGCCTGCCGGAACGCATCGCGCTGTTCCCGGAACGTGCCCGTAATCGCGAGCTCTACCTGTGGTTGATCGCACTGGCCGGCGAAGTCAGCCGCCAGCCCTTGTCGGCGCAGCCCGCCGCTGCGGACGCACCGGCACCCTCAGCCCGGCCCGATGCCTCGCTCTGGGCCCGCGCCCGCGACATCGCGCGAGTCCTGGTGATGATGCGCCCAATCGAATGGGACAAGGCCGACACCCGCACCCATGCCGCGCGCGACGCTTGGTTGCAGCTCAACCAGCAGGCCGTGGCGGCAGTCCTCGCGCGCTACCCGGGCCTCGCGGCGCGCTACCGCCGCCTGGTCGATGCACATCTCGCGCAGCGCCCAGATCCGGCCAAGCTGCCGCCGGACGAAGCCGCCGCCGAACAGGCGATCCGCGCCGCGCTCCTCACGCCCGGCAGCGTCACAGCGCTGCCAGCTGCGACGCGCGACCCGCACCCGGTGCCCTTGTGGCTGATGCCCGCGCTGGACACGCCGCCCCCGCAACCGCTGCACGCCGAATCCGAAGCCGAAGATGATGCGCAACCCGGCAACGAGGCAAACGCCGCGGTGCGCGAACGCAAGCAGGCGCGGCGCGAAGAACTGCCGGACGGCCGCGACGGCTTCGTGTTGCCCTTCCGCGCCGAGAGCCTGCTGTCGTGGGCCGAGTATGTGCGGGTCAACCGCGCCGCCGACGAAGGTGACGAAGATGCTGCCAGCGCGGCGCGCGAGATGGACACCCTGGCCGTGGCGCGCGGCGGCGAAACCTCCACCGCCAAAGTCCGCTTCGATCTCGATCTGCCCGCCGCGGCGCAGGACGATTTGCCGCTCGGCCCCGGCCTTGCCTTCCCCGAATGGGACTGGAAGCGCCGCGCGCTGGTCGACGACCGCGTGCGCGTGCAGCCCATGCGCGCCCGCCACGCCAGCAACACCGAACTGCCCGAAGCGCTGCGTCGCGCCGCGCGCCGGTTACGCGCGCAATTCTCCGCGCTGGCGCCGCAGCGGCGCTGGCTGCGCGGCCAGCAGGACGGTCCCGAGCTGGACCTCGACGCGCTGGTGCGCTGGCAGGCGGAGCGCGCCGCCGGCTGCGTGCAGCCGGAGCCCGGCGTGTACGCAGCACCGGTGCGCGCCGCGCGCGACCTCACCTGCCTCGTGATGGCCGATCTGTCGCTCTCCACCGATGCGCATGTCAGCGACACCCACAAGGTCGTGGACGTCGTACGCGAAAGCCTGCTGCTTATGGGCGAGGCCCTTGACGCCACCGGGGACCCGTTCGCCTTCTACGGCTTCTCGTCACTCAAGCGCAACCATGTGCGGGTGCACACCATCAAGGAGTTCGACGAGGAATACGACGGCGCCGCGCGCGGCCGCGTGCAGGCCCTCAAGCCCGGCTACTACACCCGCATGGGTGCCGCGCTGCGCTTTGCCACCAAGGTGCTCGGCGAACGCCCCAACGCCATGCGGCTGCTGCTCTTGCTGACCGACGGCAAACCGAACGATATCGACCACTACGAAGGCCGCTTCGCGATCGAGGACACCGCCGCCGCAGTGCGCGAAGCCCACCGCGCCGGCCTGCGCCCCTTCTGCGTAACGATCGACCGCGAAGGCGCCGACTATCTTCCGCACCTGTTCGGCCCGCACGGTTTCGTCGTGATCCGCGATCCGCAGGAACTGCCGCAGCGCCTGCCCCAGCTCTACGCCCAGCTCACGGCGGGTTGA
- a CDS encoding 4Fe-4S binding protein: MSAPAAAPRRVIPIASVDAPRRHRLQTRRILFQAGFFVLFILAPVFNLLRYDLVAGHAWFLGMPWHIGLDDFAAGRIDAAQAAAQVLLKLLLPILATAVAVLGVAWRWGRLYCGWLCPHFSVVETVNRLMRRASGKHSVWDAHPGPLLHDGGERWLIRPNGSTERLDARWWFVVVPFAVGFAFIWAVVLLTYLLPPFEIYHNLFTASLTRNQALFIGVATLVLTGEFLFARHLFCRYGCAVGMLQSVAWIANRRAMVVGFARERAADCATCPQTLGAGETACADVCPMRLNPRDLKRRMFACTQCAQCVVACSDIQTDNPRGSLLEWTSGDAAAHREGGFAHKKHQE, translated from the coding sequence TCGCATCCTGTTCCAGGCCGGCTTCTTCGTGCTGTTCATTCTCGCGCCGGTATTCAACCTGTTGCGGTACGACCTTGTTGCCGGTCATGCCTGGTTCCTCGGCATGCCGTGGCATATCGGCCTGGATGACTTCGCCGCGGGGCGTATCGATGCCGCGCAGGCTGCAGCGCAGGTGCTCCTCAAACTGCTGCTGCCGATCCTTGCCACCGCGGTGGCGGTGCTCGGTGTCGCATGGCGCTGGGGCCGGCTCTACTGCGGTTGGCTGTGCCCGCATTTTTCGGTGGTCGAAACGGTGAATCGCTTGATGCGCCGCGCCAGTGGCAAGCACAGCGTATGGGACGCCCACCCCGGCCCGCTGCTGCACGACGGCGGCGAGCGCTGGCTGATCCGCCCGAACGGCAGCACCGAGCGGCTCGACGCGCGCTGGTGGTTCGTCGTCGTGCCGTTCGCAGTCGGCTTCGCGTTCATCTGGGCGGTGGTGCTGCTGACTTATCTGCTGCCGCCCTTCGAGATCTATCACAACCTCTTCACTGCATCGCTGACCCGTAACCAGGCGCTGTTCATCGGCGTCGCCACGCTGGTGCTGACGGGCGAATTCCTCTTCGCGCGTCACCTGTTCTGCCGCTATGGCTGTGCGGTGGGCATGCTTCAAAGCGTGGCGTGGATCGCGAACCGCCGCGCCATGGTGGTCGGCTTCGCGCGCGAACGCGCGGCGGACTGCGCCACCTGCCCGCAAACGCTGGGGGCCGGTGAAACCGCATGCGCCGACGTCTGCCCGATGCGGCTCAATCCGCGCGACCTCAAGCGCCGCATGTTCGCCTGCACACAGTGTGCGCAGTGCGTGGTGGCCTGCAGCGACATCCAGACCGACAACCCCCGCGGCAGCCTGCTCGAATGGACCAGCGGCGACGCCGCGGCGCACCGCGAAGGCGGCTTTGCCCACAAGAAACACCAGGAGTGA